The genomic DNA CCGCTACTTCAGGCTTGACCCCCAGTAACTCTTCAGTGGACCATACGAAGACATCTCTGTTGCGGGTCAGGCACTGGATCAGTTCCTCTTTGAGCTCAGGAGGCAAGTCACCTGCTACCCGAGTAAGACTCTCGGAACGTTCAAGATATAGCTGAACTTCTTCCCAGGGAATAGGTTATTCAGCTATAGGTAGGAGTTCTTCTTGGATGGCGTGCACAACCCCATCCTGAGTCCTCTGGGCTTTGCGGGCTTCTACTTTAACCATGTCAATGTAGCATTGCCGAGAGACCCTCTGTTCTCCCCTGACTTCTCCGACATGATCTCCGGTCGggaatttaaatttttgatgaaATGAAGAAACCGCCGCCCAGAATTCATGCAAGGTCGGTCGACCCAGAATGCCGTTGTAAGAGGAAGGTGAGTCAACTACGAGGAAGGTACTTCTCCTAGTTCTCACTAGGGGCTCACTTCCCAAGGATAGGgtcagcttgatctgacccatgggtcTTACCTCATTACCGGTAAAACCATATAAAGAAGTGGCTACCGGCTGGAGCTCGCTGGCATCGATTTGCATCTCTTCAAAAGCATATCTGAATAATACATTGACAGAGCTCCCAGTGTCAACGAAGACTCGCGCCACACGACTGTTGGCAATGACAACCTTGATAATGAGGGCATCGTCATGGGGCAACTCCAGTCCTTCCAGATCTTGCGGACCGAAGTTGATGATCGGGTCGGCAGCTTGCTCTCGGCTACacccgaccgcatggatctccaAACGGCTTTCATGGGACTTACGCGCCCTGCTTGAATCTCCATTGGTAGGACCTCTGGAGATCATGCCAATGTCTCGGATGGTCGTGTTGCCTCTGTTTTCGGCCTCCCAAGCTTCTCTCGGCTTCCCAGTATGCCTCTGCTGCGGCATGCTAGGGCCTCCCTGATTTGTTCGGGGTCTGTCGGTCGGCCCCGTCGCGTTGCTTCTTTCCTCCATCATTCTCTGGACTTGAGGCGCCAGTTCTGGAGGTGGCAGACCCAACTCAGCAGCACGTCGGGAATCACGAGCAAATTGGTAGCAATTGTTGGTGGCGTGCGTGTGGGACCGATGGTATGTGCAATAATGCGGTCCCTAAGGTCGAGGTTGAGGGACCTGAACTGCAGCTACACGCGGACCTGGCCGAACGTCCTGACCAAGGTGGAAGGTAGGCCTGGCTTCCCAAGTGCGAGGAGGGAGAGGCTGAGCAAGCGGTTGAGGTGCTCTTCTCTCCGGTCTATTGGTAGAAGGAGGCGGTTTGTCTGCCTTCCTTCGAGCCGCCTGCGCCTCCTCTACATTGATGTAGCTGGTCGCCTTTTCCAACATCTCATCGAAATTCCTTACACGGATTTCTGATGAGTTCTCTAAAGAATTCTCCCTCGATCAGCCCATGTGAGAAGGTGCTCATAAGTATTTCTGATATGGCCGAGGGAACGTCCTGGGCCACATGATTAAAACGCTTGATGTAGCTTCTCAACGGCTCGGCAGATCCTTGCTTAAGAGCAAACAAGCAGTGATCTATCTTTTGATACTTcctgctgctggcgaagtggcgcAGGAATGCTATCTTGAAGTCGGAGAAGCAGGTGATGGACCCATGCGACAGTCCATCAAACCACTTTTGGGCGGAGCCTGATAGAGTGTTCAGGAACACCTGACACTTTACGGCGTCGCTGTATTGATGCAGCAGAGCCGCGTTTCGGAACTTACGGAGATGATCCTCAAGATCTTTGCTGCCATCGTATTCCCCAATAGTCGGGGGTCGGTACCCTTTGGGTAGCATCTCCTCTAATATTTTAGAAGAGAAAGGCAATTTCTCCTCTGGCTCCGT from Zingiber officinale cultivar Zhangliang chromosome 4A, Zo_v1.1, whole genome shotgun sequence includes the following:
- the LOC121972744 gene encoding uncharacterized protein LOC121972744; amino-acid sequence: MLPKGYRPPTIGEYDGSKDLEDHLRKFRNAALLHQYSDAVKCQVFLNTLSGSAQKWFDGLSHGSITCFSDFKIAFLRHFASSRKYQKIDHCLFALKQGSAEPLRSYIKRFNHVAQDVPSAISEILMSTFSHGLIEGEFFRELIRNPCKEFR